Proteins encoded within one genomic window of Tabrizicola piscis:
- a CDS encoding glutamine-synthetase adenylyltransferase: MSLARRITRQPIAFDPAAAADLRSCLPDLGPEVSGLLAATAGCSPYLRGLILREAGWLEEAVADPEAALEAVLAGPGAATSETLPGALRQAKRRVALLAALCDLGGVWPLEVVTGALTRLADRAVHLALTVEVGEAIRRGKLPGATPEDAATAGGMVALAMGKMGAGELNYSSDIDLICLFDETRYEGVEQEARAVFIKVARRLTAILSDVTDGYVFRTDLRLRPDASVTPVCLSMAAAEAYYEAEGRTWERAAYIKARPCGGDLAAGERFLRTLTPFVWRKHLDFVAIQDAHDMRLRIRDHRGLHGPITIEGHNMKLGAGGIREIEFFTQTRQLIAGGRDPDLRDRTTVGGLAALAGKGWVPPEVAEELTDLYRAHREVEHRLQMVNDAQTHLMPPTPEGVARIAAFCGQNEASFRRDLLDRLQRTDRLTEGFFAPGEAEAGPELTETARAITRGWESYPALRSDRARAIFRRLRPRLLHELDRAAHPDEALVALDGFLAGLPSGVQIFALFEANPQLVALIIDIAGSAPGLARYLSRNAAVLDGVIGGSFWGLWPGVAGLRAELAARLGLAADYEARLDMARRWMKEWHFRVGVHHLRGLIDGFEAAKQYADLAEAVVSELWALVTADFARKHGAMPGRGAVVVGMGSIGAARLNAGSDLDLIVIYDADGVETSDGPRPLATRPYYARLTQALVTALTAQMPEGRLYEVDMRLRPSGRQGPVATSLHSFTTYQETEAWTWEHLALTRARVLAGDGALGAEVEGFRRTLLAAKGTGAKVRGDVAAMRARLQAAKPAQGVWDARNGAGRLMDIELAAQTLALLTGSAARGVERQIGAGLGRHMPQSDAQALLAAYRLLWRLHAASRLLTEGALEMDGIGEGGRAFVLHETGAATVDALAAEVAAAVVAAAEAIDRLVGTDEAAGVSGGKDGETGDEPD; the protein is encoded by the coding sequence ATGAGCCTTGCCCGCCGCATCACCCGCCAGCCGATCGCCTTCGACCCTGCTGCCGCGGCAGACCTGCGGTCTTGTCTGCCTGACCTTGGGCCGGAAGTGAGCGGGCTTTTGGCTGCCACGGCAGGGTGCAGCCCCTATCTGCGTGGCCTGATACTGCGCGAGGCGGGCTGGCTGGAGGAAGCGGTGGCCGACCCCGAGGCGGCGCTGGAGGCGGTGCTGGCCGGGCCCGGGGCTGCTACGTCCGAGACCTTGCCGGGGGCCCTGCGGCAGGCCAAGCGGCGGGTGGCGCTGCTTGCGGCGCTTTGCGACCTTGGCGGTGTCTGGCCCTTGGAGGTGGTGACCGGAGCCTTGACGCGGTTGGCCGACCGGGCGGTGCATCTGGCCTTGACGGTTGAGGTTGGCGAGGCGATCCGCCGGGGCAAGCTGCCGGGCGCCACGCCGGAGGATGCGGCGACGGCAGGGGGCATGGTGGCGCTGGCCATGGGCAAGATGGGGGCGGGGGAGCTGAACTATTCCTCGGACATCGACCTGATCTGCCTGTTTGACGAGACCCGCTATGAGGGTGTCGAACAGGAGGCGCGGGCGGTCTTCATCAAGGTTGCCCGGCGGCTGACGGCGATCTTGTCGGATGTGACGGATGGCTATGTCTTTCGCACCGATCTGCGTCTGCGCCCCGATGCCAGCGTGACCCCGGTCTGCCTGTCGATGGCCGCGGCCGAGGCCTATTACGAGGCGGAAGGCCGCACATGGGAGCGGGCGGCCTATATCAAGGCGCGGCCCTGTGGGGGGGATCTGGCGGCGGGGGAGCGGTTCTTGCGGACCCTGACCCCCTTTGTCTGGCGCAAGCATCTGGATTTCGTGGCGATCCAGGACGCGCATGACATGCGCCTGCGGATCCGCGATCACCGTGGCCTGCATGGGCCGATCACCATCGAAGGTCACAACATGAAGCTGGGGGCGGGTGGCATCCGCGAGATCGAGTTCTTCACCCAGACCCGTCAGCTGATTGCCGGGGGACGGGACCCGGACTTGCGCGACCGGACCACTGTCGGCGGACTGGCGGCGCTTGCCGGGAAGGGCTGGGTGCCGCCCGAGGTTGCCGAGGAGCTGACCGACCTCTACCGCGCCCACCGCGAGGTGGAGCATCGGTTGCAGATGGTGAATGACGCGCAAACCCACCTGATGCCGCCAACGCCTGAGGGCGTGGCCCGCATCGCCGCTTTTTGCGGGCAGAACGAAGCCAGCTTTCGCCGCGATCTTCTGGACCGGCTGCAGCGTACCGACCGGCTGACTGAAGGGTTCTTTGCGCCGGGCGAGGCGGAGGCGGGGCCGGAGCTGACGGAAACCGCGCGGGCGATCACGCGGGGCTGGGAAAGCTATCCTGCGCTGCGGTCAGACCGGGCGCGGGCGATCTTTCGACGGTTGCGCCCCCGGCTGTTGCACGAGTTGGACCGCGCCGCCCATCCGGACGAAGCGCTGGTTGCCCTGGACGGGTTTCTGGCGGGCCTGCCATCGGGTGTGCAGATCTTCGCGCTGTTCGAGGCCAATCCGCAGCTGGTGGCATTGATCATCGACATCGCCGGGTCAGCGCCCGGGCTGGCGCGCTATCTGTCGCGCAACGCGGCGGTGCTGGACGGGGTGATCGGCGGCAGCTTCTGGGGCCTGTGGCCGGGGGTGGCTGGCTTGCGCGCGGAACTTGCGGCACGGCTGGGTCTGGCTGCGGATTACGAGGCGCGGCTGGACATGGCCCGGCGCTGGATGAAGGAATGGCATTTCCGGGTGGGCGTGCACCATCTGCGCGGGCTGATCGACGGGTTCGAGGCGGCCAAGCAATATGCCGATCTGGCCGAGGCGGTGGTGTCGGAGCTTTGGGCGCTGGTCACTGCCGATTTCGCCCGCAAGCATGGGGCGATGCCGGGGCGCGGGGCGGTTGTGGTCGGCATGGGCTCGATCGGGGCGGCGCGGTTGAATGCGGGGTCGGATCTGGACCTGATCGTCATCTATGACGCGGATGGGGTGGAAACCTCGGACGGGCCGCGGCCCCTTGCGACCCGGCCCTATTACGCGCGGCTGACGCAGGCCTTGGTCACCGCCTTGACGGCGCAGATGCCGGAGGGCCGGCTTTACGAGGTCGACATGCGGCTGCGCCCCTCGGGTCGGCAGGGGCCGGTGGCGACCAGCTTGCACAGCTTCACCACCTATCAGGAGACCGAGGCCTGGACCTGGGAGCACCTTGCGCTGACGCGGGCGCGGGTGCTGGCGGGAGACGGCGCGCTTGGGGCCGAGGTGGAGGGGTTCCGCCGGACGCTGCTGGCCGCCAAGGGGACGGGCGCCAAGGTCCGTGGCGATGTGGCGGCCATGCGGGCGCGTCTGCAGGCGGCCAAACCGGCGCAGGGGGTCTGGGACGCACGGAATGGCGCGGGCCGGTTGATGGATATCGAGCTTGCGGCGCAGACGCTGGCGCTGCTGACGGGCAGTGCGGCGCGAGGTGTGGAACGCCAGATAGGGGCGGGGCTTGGCCGCCATATGCCGCAATCGGACGCGCAGGCGCTGCTTGCCGCCTACAGGCTGCTGTGGCGGTTGCATGCGGCCTCACGCCTTTTGACCGAGGGCGCGCTGGAGATGGATGGCATCGGAGAAGGCGGGCGGGCGTTTGTCCTGCACGAGACGGGGGCTGCGACCGTTGACGCGCTGGCAGCCGAGGTTGCGGCGGCAGTGGTTGCAGCGGCAGAGGCGATTGACCGGCTGGTCGGCACGGATGAGGCCGCCGGAGTTTCCGGGGGCAAGGATGGGGAGACGGGCGATGAACCTGACTGA
- a CDS encoding DUF2852 domain-containing protein, protein MHTYSETARTGGFRTTLRRAEAWLDQYGRKGWIAAMVLAFVLFWPIGLALLAYMIWGKQMFARSCGQSRHRNDQSWTRHADRVGSATGNHAFDSYKAEALRRLEEEQAAFEAFLQRLRTSKDKSEFDAFMEDRARSTASRETGEDGAEDTSPSAKGDTAAKPAGEARPGEY, encoded by the coding sequence ATGCACACCTACTCCGAAACCGCCCGGACCGGCGGGTTCCGCACCACCCTCCGCCGCGCCGAGGCCTGGCTCGACCAGTACGGCCGCAAGGGCTGGATCGCCGCGATGGTCCTTGCCTTCGTTCTGTTCTGGCCCATCGGCCTTGCACTTCTTGCCTACATGATCTGGGGAAAACAGATGTTCGCACGCTCTTGCGGCCAAAGCCGCCACCGTAATGACCAAAGCTGGACCCGCCACGCAGATCGCGTTGGTTCTGCCACCGGCAACCATGCCTTCGACAGCTACAAGGCCGAGGCGCTGCGCCGTCTGGAAGAGGAACAGGCGGCTTTTGAAGCCTTCCTGCAGCGCTTGCGGACCTCGAAGGACAAGTCAGAGTTTGACGCCTTCATGGAAGACCGCGCCCGCAGCACCGCTTCCCGGGAGACTGGTGAAGATGGGGCCGAGGATACATCTCCTTCCGCCAAAGGCGACACTGCCGCCAAGCCTGCGGGTGAAGCCCGCCCCGGCGAATACTGA
- a CDS encoding arginyltransferase, whose amino-acid sequence MRHTLPLAPQFYVTAPQPCPYLPGRMERKLFTALQGEHAQKLNDTLSKQGFRRSQNVLYRPSCAECSACLSARIRVADFVPSRSQRRILKRASTLRRNATSPWATEDQFTLFRRYLDRRHADGGMADMDIFEFAAMIEETPIKSRVIEYTRPPAEDERGRPLAAVCLTDVFDDGLSMVYSFYDPDLADLSLGTHVILDHIAIARDAGLPYVYLGYWVPGSRKMGYKAGFSALEIYKAGEWRPMGDPASHRAELHPLSVDPIAEQVARINLPDTRGDGQGTSRRPQEPWTGA is encoded by the coding sequence ATGCGCCATACCCTTCCCCTCGCCCCCCAGTTCTATGTCACGGCCCCCCAGCCCTGCCCCTATCTCCCGGGCCGGATGGAGCGAAAGCTGTTCACGGCGCTGCAGGGCGAACATGCGCAAAAGCTGAATGACACCCTGTCCAAGCAGGGCTTCCGCCGCAGCCAGAACGTGCTTTACCGCCCCTCTTGCGCCGAATGCTCCGCCTGCCTGTCCGCGCGCATCCGGGTGGCCGACTTCGTCCCCTCCCGCTCGCAGCGCCGCATCCTGAAACGGGCCAGCACGCTGCGCCGCAACGCCACCAGCCCCTGGGCGACCGAAGATCAGTTCACCCTCTTCCGCCGCTACCTCGACCGCCGCCACGCCGATGGCGGGATGGCTGACATGGACATCTTCGAATTCGCCGCGATGATCGAAGAGACGCCGATCAAATCGCGCGTCATCGAATACACCCGCCCCCCAGCCGAGGATGAACGTGGCCGCCCCCTCGCCGCCGTCTGCCTGACCGATGTCTTCGACGACGGCCTTTCCATGGTCTACAGCTTCTACGACCCCGACCTCGCCGACCTCAGCCTTGGCACCCATGTCATCCTTGACCACATCGCCATCGCCCGGGACGCCGGCCTGCCTTACGTCTACCTTGGCTACTGGGTCCCCGGCAGCCGCAAGATGGGCTACAAGGCCGGGTTCTCCGCGCTGGAGATCTACAAGGCCGGCGAATGGCGTCCGATGGGCGACCCCGCCAGCCACCGCGCCGAACTGCACCCGCTGTCCGTGGATCCCATCGCCGAACAGGTCGCGCGCATCAACCTTCCCGACACCCGTGGCGATGGCCAGGGCACATCCCGCCGCCCGCAGGAACCCTGGACCGGCGCCTGA
- a CDS encoding VOC family protein, with protein sequence MAPHISALALVVPDYDSAIAFYVGKLGFRLTEDIPQGPKRWVTVEPPGGGARLVLAKAEGDRQTAAIGNQTGGRVFLFLQTDDFARDHAAFTAAGVVFEEAPRHEPYGTVAVWRDPFGNRWDLIGPVSA encoded by the coding sequence TTGGCCCCCCACATCTCGGCCCTTGCTCTGGTCGTGCCCGACTATGACAGCGCAATCGCCTTCTACGTCGGCAAGCTGGGCTTCCGGCTGACCGAGGACATCCCCCAAGGCCCCAAGCGCTGGGTCACGGTCGAACCCCCGGGCGGTGGGGCGCGGCTGGTGCTCGCCAAGGCCGAGGGCGACCGCCAGACCGCCGCCATCGGCAACCAGACCGGGGGCCGGGTTTTCCTGTTCCTGCAGACCGATGACTTCGCCCGCGACCATGCCGCCTTCACTGCCGCAGGCGTCGTTTTTGAAGAAGCACCCCGGCATGAACCCTACGGCACCGTTGCCGTCTGGCGTGACCCTTTCGGCAACCGCTGGGACCTGATCGGCCCGGTTTCTGCCTGA
- a CDS encoding TRAP transporter small permease subunit: MQALLALSRGIDRVNAFIGKAVIWLVLLAVLVSAGNAISRKLFNLSSNSWLELQWYLFGAAFMGAAAYTLQQNEHIRIDVFYASRSRKTQHWIDLLGHIFFLLPFVVLMAWLLWPYTVQAFYSGQISTNAGGLIIWPARAMLLIGFIMLVFQGLAEIVKKIAVMQDLIEDPHPFQSAQDQALKEVEELAAEVAAAEALNRKTEVQK; this comes from the coding sequence ATGCAGGCATTGCTTGCCCTGTCGCGGGGCATCGACCGCGTCAACGCTTTCATTGGCAAGGCGGTGATCTGGTTGGTGCTCCTTGCCGTCCTTGTCAGTGCCGGCAATGCCATCAGCCGCAAACTGTTCAACCTGTCGTCGAACTCATGGCTGGAACTGCAGTGGTACCTCTTCGGGGCCGCCTTCATGGGGGCCGCCGCCTACACGCTGCAACAGAACGAACACATCCGGATCGACGTCTTCTACGCCAGCCGCAGCCGCAAGACCCAGCACTGGATCGACCTTCTGGGCCATATCTTCTTCCTCTTGCCCTTCGTCGTGCTGATGGCCTGGCTGCTTTGGCCCTATACGGTGCAGGCCTTTTACTCCGGCCAGATTTCCACCAACGCAGGCGGCCTGATCATCTGGCCGGCCCGGGCGATGCTGCTGATCGGCTTCATAATGCTGGTGTTTCAAGGCCTTGCCGAAATCGTCAAGAAGATCGCCGTCATGCAAGACCTGATCGAAGATCCCCATCCCTTCCAATCCGCCCAGGACCAAGCCTTGAAAGAGGTTGAGGAACTGGCCGCCGAAGTCGCCGCCGCCGAAGCCCTGAACCGCAAGACCGAGGTGCAGAAATGA
- a CDS encoding TRAP transporter large permease, translated as MIEVLAHNMAPIIFASLVIFLLIGYPVAFSLAANGLIFFVIGVWLAPYSNGEITLDWPLLGTMPQRLWGILSNETLLAIPFFTFMGIILERSGMAEDLLDTIGQLFGPIRGGLAFAVILVGALLAATTGVVAASVIAMGLISLPIMLRYGYDRQTATGVIAASGTLAQIIPPSLVLIILADQLGRSVGDMYRGAMIPGLILTGMYMGYICMIAIFQPHRVPALPPEARTLGGGVTSLLLALAVGVGIGYATHIWAYEDWGNNADVLGATIGVLVVYFYALADRYLGINLLSRLAQQVIMVLIPPLALIFLVLGTIFIGLATPTEGGAMGALGAMILAWAKGRFKFPVLQSALLAATRLSAFVMFVLIGARMFSLTFYGVNGHVWVEELLTGVPGGQLGFLLVINVIIFILGFFLDFFEIAFVLIPLLIAPAQTLGIDLIWLGVIIGVNLQTSFLTPPFGFALFYLRSVAAKVPYLDKVTGKKMDGIKTGEIYKGAIPFIIIQVSMIFIVVFFPQIVMHYKGPVVDPSTIEITVPGFAPLAPPGGTGVGSTLGAPTLGVPNFGAPAEGGGAVAPAPAPGGLPALPGAPQLGAPVINP; from the coding sequence ATGATCGAGGTTCTTGCCCACAACATGGCTCCGATCATCTTCGCAAGCTTGGTGATCTTTCTGCTCATCGGCTACCCGGTCGCGTTTTCACTGGCGGCGAACGGGCTGATCTTCTTCGTCATCGGCGTCTGGCTTGCCCCCTATTCCAACGGCGAGATCACACTCGACTGGCCGCTCCTCGGCACCATGCCCCAGCGGTTATGGGGCATCCTGTCGAACGAGACTTTGCTTGCCATTCCCTTCTTCACCTTCATGGGCATCATCCTTGAACGAAGCGGCATGGCCGAGGATCTCTTGGACACGATCGGTCAGCTTTTCGGGCCGATTCGCGGTGGCCTGGCCTTCGCCGTCATCCTTGTCGGCGCGCTTCTCGCCGCGACCACCGGCGTTGTCGCGGCAAGCGTCATCGCAATGGGCCTGATCTCGCTGCCGATCATGCTGCGCTATGGCTATGACCGGCAGACGGCAACCGGGGTCATCGCGGCCTCTGGCACGCTTGCCCAGATCATCCCGCCGTCGCTGGTGCTGATCATTCTGGCTGACCAGCTTGGCCGGTCGGTCGGTGACATGTACCGCGGCGCGATGATCCCCGGCCTGATCCTTACCGGCATGTATATGGGCTACATCTGCATGATCGCGATCTTCCAGCCGCACCGCGTGCCCGCCCTTCCGCCCGAAGCGCGGACGCTGGGCGGCGGGGTTACCTCGTTGTTGCTGGCGCTGGCTGTGGGTGTGGGCATTGGCTATGCCACGCACATCTGGGCCTATGAAGACTGGGGCAACAATGCCGACGTGCTCGGTGCCACCATCGGCGTGCTTGTCGTTTACTTCTACGCGCTGGCGGATCGTTATCTGGGCATCAACCTGCTGTCGCGCCTGGCGCAGCAGGTCATCATGGTGCTGATCCCGCCGCTGGCGCTGATCTTCCTTGTGCTTGGCACCATCTTCATCGGCCTTGCCACCCCGACCGAGGGCGGCGCGATGGGGGCCTTGGGGGCCATGATCCTCGCCTGGGCCAAGGGGCGCTTCAAGTTCCCGGTCCTGCAGTCGGCGCTGCTTGCCGCGACCCGGCTGTCGGCCTTCGTCATGTTCGTGCTGATCGGCGCGCGGATGTTCTCGCTCACCTTCTACGGCGTGAACGGGCATGTCTGGGTCGAAGAACTGCTGACCGGTGTTCCCGGCGGCCAGCTTGGCTTCCTTCTGGTCATCAACGTCATCATCTTCATCCTCGGCTTCTTCCTCGACTTCTTCGAGATCGCCTTCGTGCTGATCCCGCTGCTGATCGCCCCGGCGCAGACCCTGGGGATCGACCTGATCTGGCTGGGCGTCATCATCGGGGTGAACCTGCAGACCTCGTTCCTGACACCACCCTTCGGCTTTGCCCTGTTCTACCTGCGCTCGGTCGCGGCGAAGGTGCCCTATCTGGACAAGGTCACCGGCAAGAAGATGGACGGGATCAAGACCGGTGAGATCTACAAGGGCGCGATCCCCTTCATCATCATCCAGGTCTCGATGATCTTCATCGTGGTCTTCTTCCCGCAGATCGTGATGCATTACAAAGGCCCGGTGGTTGACCCCTCGACGATCGAGATCACCGTACCCGGCTTTGCCCCGCTCGCCCCGCCCGGGGGCACGGGTGTCGGCAGCACGCTTGGCGCTCCGACGCTTGGTGTGCCCAACTTCGGCGCCCCGGCGGAAGGGGGTGGCGCAGTCGCCCCGGCCCCCGCCCCCGGTGGCCTGCCCGCCCTGCCCGGCGCCCCCCAGCTTGGCGCACCGGTCATCAACCCCTGA
- a CDS encoding TRAP transporter substrate-binding protein, with amino-acid sequence MDRRSFLTKASVGGVAAAGAATLAAPAIAQEAPTVTWRVTSSFPKSLDTIYGAAETMSKYVSEATDGKFTLQIFPAGELVPGLEAADAVSAGTVEACHTASYYYWGKDPTYALGTTVPFGLNYRQMNAWLYYGGGIDLMNEFFNTQNLHYLPCGNTGVQMGGWYRKEINSLADMQGLKMRIGGFAGKVIEKLGVVPQQIAGGDIYPSLEKGTIDAAEWVGPYDDEKLGFQKVAPFYYYPGWWEGGPTLSTMVNLAKWNELTPAYKAILSSACEASNSNMMASYDHKNPTALKSLVANGAQLRPFPQDVLTAAYEAAQEVYAEISATNAPFKKIHDSQTAFKRDAYLWAQIAEYNYDVFMMTQQQAGKL; translated from the coding sequence ATGGATCGACGTTCATTCTTGACCAAGGCGTCCGTTGGCGGCGTGGCCGCTGCCGGTGCGGCGACACTGGCCGCCCCGGCCATCGCGCAGGAAGCGCCGACAGTGACCTGGCGGGTCACCTCGTCCTTCCCGAAATCGCTCGACACCATCTATGGTGCGGCCGAAACGATGTCGAAATACGTGTCAGAAGCGACGGACGGCAAGTTCACGCTGCAGATTTTCCCGGCGGGCGAACTGGTCCCTGGTCTGGAAGCCGCCGATGCCGTTTCCGCCGGCACGGTCGAAGCCTGCCATACCGCCAGCTACTACTACTGGGGCAAGGACCCGACCTATGCGCTGGGGACCACGGTGCCCTTCGGCCTGAACTACCGCCAGATGAATGCCTGGCTGTATTACGGCGGCGGCATCGACCTGATGAACGAATTCTTCAACACCCAGAACCTGCACTACCTGCCCTGCGGCAACACGGGCGTGCAGATGGGCGGCTGGTACCGGAAAGAGATCAACTCTCTGGCCGACATGCAGGGCCTGAAGATGCGGATCGGGGGCTTTGCGGGCAAGGTCATCGAAAAGCTGGGAGTCGTACCGCAGCAGATTGCCGGCGGGGATATCTATCCGTCGCTGGAAAAGGGCACCATCGACGCGGCCGAATGGGTCGGGCCGTATGACGATGAAAAGCTGGGCTTCCAGAAGGTCGCGCCCTTCTACTACTACCCCGGCTGGTGGGAAGGCGGGCCGACGCTGTCGACCATGGTCAACCTTGCCAAGTGGAACGAGCTGACGCCGGCCTACAAGGCAATCCTGTCGTCGGCCTGTGAGGCGTCAAACTCCAACATGATGGCGTCTTATGACCACAAGAACCCGACGGCGCTGAAGTCGCTGGTGGCGAACGGGGCGCAGCTGCGGCCATTCCCGCAGGACGTGCTGACAGCCGCCTATGAGGCCGCGCAGGAGGTCTATGCCGAGATCAGCGCCACCAACGCGCCGTTCAAGAAGATCCACGACAGCCAGACCGCCTTCAAGCGCGACGCCTATCTGTGGGCCCAGATCGCCGAGTACAACTATGACGTCTTCATGATGACCCAGCAGCAGGCTGGCAAGCTCTGA
- a CDS encoding VOC family protein: MFSYVSLGTNDLARAMRFFDAVLTPLGHQRVEDYDPEDRSAAWGLDDPGPHLWVTQPFDGQPATVGNGTMVSFLAPDRAAVDAFYAAALAHGGADEGPPGLRPQYGPNFYAAYVRDPDGNKLNAVCYQPATA, translated from the coding sequence ATGTTCAGCTATGTCTCGCTTGGAACGAACGATCTTGCGCGCGCGATGCGGTTCTTTGATGCCGTCCTTACCCCGCTTGGTCATCAGCGGGTCGAAGACTATGACCCCGAAGATCGCTCCGCCGCCTGGGGGCTGGACGATCCCGGCCCGCATCTTTGGGTGACCCAGCCGTTTGACGGCCAGCCCGCCACCGTGGGCAACGGTACCATGGTGTCTTTCCTTGCTCCCGACCGCGCGGCGGTGGACGCGTTTTACGCTGCCGCCCTTGCCCATGGCGGGGCCGACGAAGGACCGCCCGGCCTGCGCCCGCAGTACGGCCCGAATTTCTATGCCGCCTATGTGCGCGACCCCGACGGCAACAAACTGAACGCGGTGTGTTACCAACCGGCCACAGCTTGA
- a CDS encoding calcium/sodium antiporter, with the protein MTYLLFTLGLAMLFFGGEALVRGASAVARHFHLSPMVIGLTIVGFGTSAPELLVSLQAAWEGKPEIAIGNVVGSNIANILLILGISALIAPLVIPARRMWRDLAFMLAATAILWAMLLGTEITRTYGAILFAGLLVFLGSTFFFGKIDPEPNQPEENQLKAWAYTIGGLVILVIGARFLVNSAVEIATAFGISQAVIGLTIVAVGTSLPELATSVIAAYRKQTEIAVGNIVGSNVFNIFGILGITALVAPIPADPRFAAIDMPVAAAVAVGLTVLAFLLNGLPRVAGALLLVAYGGYIYFMA; encoded by the coding sequence TTGACCTATCTTCTGTTCACTCTCGGCCTTGCCATGCTGTTTTTCGGCGGCGAGGCACTGGTCCGCGGCGCGTCAGCCGTCGCGCGGCACTTCCACCTGTCGCCCATGGTCATCGGCCTGACCATCGTCGGCTTCGGCACCTCGGCGCCCGAACTTCTGGTGTCCTTGCAAGCCGCTTGGGAAGGCAAGCCCGAAATTGCCATCGGCAATGTCGTCGGCTCCAACATCGCCAACATCCTGCTGATCCTTGGCATTTCGGCGCTTATCGCACCCCTGGTAATCCCTGCGCGGCGGATGTGGCGCGACCTTGCCTTCATGCTGGCCGCAACGGCAATCCTCTGGGCCATGCTTCTGGGCACAGAGATCACCCGGACCTATGGCGCGATCCTGTTCGCGGGTCTGCTCGTCTTTCTCGGCAGCACGTTCTTCTTCGGCAAGATCGATCCCGAGCCGAACCAGCCCGAGGAAAACCAGCTCAAGGCCTGGGCCTATACCATCGGCGGGCTGGTCATCCTGGTGATCGGCGCGCGGTTTCTGGTCAACAGCGCGGTCGAGATTGCCACCGCCTTCGGCATCTCGCAGGCGGTGATCGGACTGACCATCGTTGCAGTTGGCACCTCGCTGCCGGAACTGGCAACCAGCGTCATCGCGGCCTACCGCAAACAGACCGAGATTGCCGTGGGCAATATCGTCGGGTCGAACGTGTTCAACATCTTCGGCATCCTTGGCATCACCGCCCTTGTGGCGCCGATCCCGGCCGATCCGCGCTTTGCGGCGATCGACATGCCGGTGGCGGCTGCTGTTGCGGTGGGTCTGACCGTGCTCGCCTTCCTGCTGAACGGTCTGCCCCGCGTGGCCGGCGCGCTTCTGCTGGTGGCCTATGGCGGCTACATCTACTTCATGGCCTGA